From the genome of Lates calcarifer isolate ASB-BC8 unplaced genomic scaffold, TLL_Latcal_v3 _unitig_5786_quiver_433, whole genome shotgun sequence:
ATTACCAGTTGTGGCGTGACCAGGCCAGCCTCCTGACCTTTAACCTGGGTGACTATACCGCTGCTAGCTTGGTTGCTGGTCTCTCTGTCCCcactgctggtggtggtggtcaaTGAAGTGGTGAAGCTACACGAGATACGGTATGAAGCAAGAAGAAGAGATGAGAGACAACTACATGAATACAATAGGAATGTTGTAAATAGGTAGAAGCCATAAACACAATGACTTGGACTCAGGGGATTTTTGAGCAACAGATGATGCAGAGACGGACAAACTGATAACATAGTTTTgtattacataaaaaaaaaaccagctGGAATCAGTGTGGGATTATGGATGATTATCTAGTGATCAGATCAGTCTTTGATTTTCTCTTGTCTTCTTCAGAACAGGGGTGTAATGTGAAGTTGTGAAGTTGTCAGATTGTATCCTTGTCTTGATTATGAGCTCTGGTTTGTCCCCTGTGTCCGTTCCAGCGTACGAGTTCGCTACCAGAAGAGACAGAAGCTGCAGTTTGAAACAAAGCTGGGAATGAACTCTCCATTCTGATGCCTTCCCTCTGATGACGTTGGTGTCCAGGCAGTACTGGGAGCCAGTCAGACCCTTCTGGAAAAACCAGGGTGCAGACACTGTAGTGCCCTACTTCAGCCCAACAGCACTGCAATCATCAGGTGGAGCGGATATCAACCAAATTTTACGGTGGGAGCTTCATGGCACAAGCTCCTGTCATTTATCTGAAGGGCAGGGAAAAGAAAATTCCAAAGCATTCATTTCCACTGAATAGAAAAGAGCCAAAAATAGATAACTATTTATTGTTCAGTTTTAGTTAGTTTTAAAGGCATGAGGAATGTTTCTGAAGAAGTTTATGCTTCCTCACTATCACTTCTGTTCTCCATCTCTTAAAGTCCTGTGAATGGTTGCTCTCATCTCTAAGAATGCTCCAGATTCCAAAAAATCCACTAAAAGCTTCTTCACTTTGAAGAGATTTTGTTGTGAAGTTCATTTTAGTGTCATTCAGTTTGACACATTGCATTGTGGCATATCATGAGACCAGTCCAGCCTTCATTCGTTTTAACATAGAAtcaaagtttttatttgaaagaaaaGCACATAAGGTTAAAAAGAAAGGTTACCAGTAACTACGGACCCTTACAgtgtttatattgtattatCTTAATAATTATTACGTGTAAAATGTATAATAGAAACAATAATTTGTGAAATGATTTAAGAGTTTTtagaaagagatttttttttttccatattagAAATTTCTTTTCAAAAAGTCCTTTTTAAGCTCAGTGACACCTATTTGATATCGTCCATGTGCTAAgctttcagccaatcacataCCCCTGCCCCTTAAACTAGCAAGTTCAACAGCTGCTATGAGATTAACCAGTTATCTCCTGTGAGCCAGAGGAACAATGCTGAAGTTATTCAGAATGAACTGtgtagctgctgctgtaaataagcACAGTACACAGACTGattcttctttatttatttagcctAACAGTGCTGCACATGCCACCTACCTACTTGGTTAACTGGCTGGCTAGGattgataaagaaaagaaaagaaagatgacaatataaaataaaaagagacgTTGAAAGGAGCATtctttaatgaaataaaaatgacatccAATAGAACTGTAATGATTGCaataacataacatttcattGTATTAGCTtaaattaagttttaatttaatctcttaaatgatttcacaaactgctggttcatgtatatattttcacagtttgttcatattattatttacttcataatatctttttatttatttaatatcaaacattttaagAAAGTGACATCTACAGAATATGCTGTGATATGGTGgatgttaaaaatgtgaaaagctTTTCTGATTTTTGGCTTTCTGGACCTTTCTGGACCTTTCTGGATCGCATTTCAGCCCTTGAGACACATTTTAATCTTCACTCTGGTAGCCTGCAAGACAATGTTCTCTATTATTCCACTGTATTTTCTAACAAATGTTCTTTGTTGTTCAATCAGTTTCAGTCAATTtctgagctaagctaacgtcAGACCTGCTGTAACACAATAAGGAATGAAGATTAAGGATTGTGGATGGGGTCACGTTTTATACACACATATCTATGTTTGAATATGTTGAGACATCTGTCTAACTGAAATATGTGCATGCTACTTTGAACGCACACAGCTGGCTGTGCAGTAATCTTAGCAAGTCCCTTCCCAAGTGATGGATTTACTGTACATATAACAATGTTCATTCTGGTATTCTAACACACCAGAATCTTCTGAAAGGTGCTTCATATTATTCAGTTGCCTTCCTTCTCAGCCTGTCTGCTTGTTTGTTCTCTCAACACCTGGACAGATTTGTTATGATTACCCCAGATTTCATATTTGATCTGTTGAGCAGTGTACTCCAGAGATTaagatagtttttttttcatcataatcTTTAAGTATCCCCAGGAATCTGCAGCTGtctacatgttttatttcctgttgtgAGTCATTTATACAGTTAATgtggagcttcagcagcagacGTCTGTATCACTGTCAGCGTTTTTCAACCAGACCAGCTGTCTGTGTGGTGCTGTCATTATTTCAGGTGGAAATTGCCACTGTATAGGAGTGGGTTTGTGGTATTTATCAGCAGTGCATTACTTCAGAACTAAATACcagctgtttttacacagagaacaatgaaagtcatttttgtttaagCTCAGGGCTCAGAGCGAGCCTTCGGCCCCAAGTGATTAGTTTCTCAATTCATGACCTAATATATCACATTATTATGATATAAGATCATATATACTATAATATATTTTTCCCTCCTGTACTTTCATTATGCTGCATTCAAGTGACATTTACACATTACATGTCACAAGTTTACCTCagtcttttaaaatatttctctaTATTTTCTCCAGTATCACTCACACACTCCTTATTTCTAAACAAGCCTGCAGTCAATCTAATGACTCACTGACAGAGTGAACCTGGGCTTTGAAGGAACCCTGAAGTCCTGCGGTCTGTCCAGTCTGGACTGTTGACCAGTTGCAGTGTAGCTCAATCTAAAGATAGCATCAAACATGGTATCTGGGGTTTGACACCGAGGTCATGTCCTATGTCGTTTTTGCTTGGAATTAGGAGAGTTTAACCAGTCTCTCTGggatttcacaataaaaaaaatcacctctTTGTGAATATTTCACAGGCTGATCCAGGCTCTGCGTATTTAAATTTGACTCCTTTTAAgccaataataaaaaaaaaagaaagaaagaattcaGAATTCCATCAGAATTCTAGTTCTGGTAGCGTGAAGAAAGTTTTGGAACTAAGTCTATATACTTCTTACAACGAtagaagtaataataatataattgaACTGTAAACTCaatgtatttcttattttaattgAATAAGTACAAATTTTTAATGGTTTGTGGTGGGGGACTTGGGTTTATGACTTCAGCTATGTTTAACCTGTGTGCTcgcttttctgtgtgtgcctgttttaGTTCATCCATGGCTACAAACGCTGTTTAACGTCACATATTTAAAGTGGGGCTCTATGTAAACAGGTATAAGTAAAGATGTGCAAAAGCACAACTAGATTTTCTGGTTTTACAGCACTTAAAGTACTGTTGATCACCTTCTGGATGGACATGGACTGACATGAAGCTACTGAAGACGGTTTTAAAACATTACAATGCAAGAAaatttcagattattttctttgCCCTGTTTTATACTTTATTGGTTTACATTATGACAAACATATGGACTATGCTGCATGAATAAGATCCAGGTGAATGCTCTGTCTTAATCAGTGTATTGTTATCAATAGTTCTACTGTTTTGTTCACAACACAGCATGGACCTCACACTGTATGTTACCTGGCCTCTGATACAGCCTGCAGAGTTGATGCTAAGATTCTGGTAATGCATAGGCTGGGAGCTGATGCCTCTGTCAGTTGATTTGTAGGGTGGGGTATTGGCTGCTGGACTATGATATAGTTGTTCACAAGAtacataaatgtatattttgtatttttttaaggtGTCAGGACTTTTGAGAACTTTGTTTGAGTAATGAGTTGAGTCATGTTAATAAATATGTTCTTTTATTTATAAGATTGTtgtgttcaaatattttttctcacaATAATTCATTACACTAAGTAGGAAGACAATGAGGTGGTGAAGCTCAGAAATCCAAATTTAAATTCAGTctatgtgaaaatgtttgtgttcaggaTACACAGTCTCTGGATGCAATTCTTATTCTTGTATTTGATCttatgcagttttttttttttttgctttgaatGCTCTCACCCACCCTATAATCAGATGAAGATAGAGAGGGGAATTTGGAAATAATTGACTCCTTCTCTAAACTGTGAAGTTACTGGATACCTCAAAACACGCAGATAGACCAATAACTAAAAAGGGCCCAGGCACAGATGGGTACACACACTAACTGTACAAGAACTTCATTGCTTTAATAAACCCAATCCTGCAGAGGGTCTGTGCATATAACCTCTGGCAGAATGGCCATTGACCTGGAGGGAAGCAATAATATCAGTGACACGTGAAGAACACAAGGACCCACAGACTGTGCCTCCTGTACACCAGACTGCAAGAGCTGGTCCTCAATATTAGCTGACAATTATCACAGTTCTAATTTAGCCAGATCAGACAGGCTTCATAACATCGACATCCACCAGACTATATACGCAGACGAGCAACAGCACATATTAAATAGGACACATGATAAGATATAGCACATGCCAAATCTAGAAACCTGTCAGAAATGGGACAGCTGGAATTTCAAGATATGAAATCCTCAAATGTACAACCATGGAAACAAGAACTAAGGCACTCCATCTTCAGGTGAAATGGTATTAATTTATTCCTCAAGCATATAAATAAACAGATCAAAACATATTGACTGTGGGTCTTCATCAGGGTCTGACAAACAGTCAGTTTGAATTACATACCAGCCATAGGTGACGCTCTGCTCAACAGCTGTGACCTAGTAATAGAGGTTGTGAGTATAGGAAAGTATGTccaacaagtaaaaaaaaaaatactagtAAAGTATAATGttgaaagaagtaaaacaaaagaaaaaaattaattatggCCCAGTGTGGAGGTTGGTTCCATTACTTTGGCATATAATAAGCCACTGCTTAAACTTTAGCACCCTGTTGAAGACATAGGCAGACAAATTGATAACGTTATTTCATAACTGATAACATTATTTCCTTAGTCATTTTTTCTATGGTTGTCTGAAAATTTTCAACATCCAGTAAAACACCTGGGATTTTGCTCATCATAAGATAGTTTTCAAAGccaaatatttcataaatatttcGAGAAATTCAataacatttcaacatttagTATTCAGCAATGatcacattttaacattttctaaatTTGGTATCCACTTCCTGATATATTCAAATTTTTATGACAATGATCTGCTTCCTCAAcaaagcttcatatttaccgACACAAGTGTCCAATTAAGACACGCTTCCGGTTGACCTTTCAAAGTAAATGTCGTGTAAGTTGTAGTCACGTTTCTGGTTAACATGTCAACGTGAAATGTTGAGGAAAGTGTCTGTTCACTGGCAGTAGCAATATCGCTGTTTCACACCGTAACTGGGCTTATTAACCTTCAAAGTAATAGTTTCCGGTGTTCTCAGGGGCTTCCTCCGGCGAGGTTGACAGCTATTGCAGACCGGCTCAATCCGAAAAACAACGAGGGTCTCTCTGTAAGTGTCATAAGTGTCATACAATGTAATATGTATTTACTGTTAATTTTGAATGACGGTGGACCTCTGAAAACGTACAGAGGTTGTATTGTGTATTGAGTATGTGCGCGTGCTAATGAGGTTTGGTTCTCTCTTTTGAATGTGTGTCTTGCTTGCATGCGTCAGCCAGCAGCTAGCTTAAGTTAGCTTGGATGGCTCAGAGGAGAAAGTATGTTTGCGGTCGTTTTGACAGCTcggaaagaaaaatatattgtcTTCATTTCAGTCGGGACATATACTGGCTCACGGCTTCGCAATGACGGATCAACTGGTCCAAtaatataaattaataaatgataaaaaatgatgCCTCAGAATGTAGATAACGCCAAGGTTATCCGCAAGTCGCGTAGGTTATGTTTGAGAGGGgtcacaccaaactccatttaaaaatcTTACAATTTAAAGCTGCTTTGCTTCTGCTCAAAAATAGCTTCCATGTATaacatgactgaaaacactgaaaacatggTATGTGCTAATGCTGAACATATGATTCAGTTTCCGGCTCGAATAATACACCAACTAACcagttatttgtttattttaacaagGACAACGTGTTGACGACAGAAACAAACAGCGCAACCAGTTGTGTCATTAGCACTATTTTATTGGAACTACGTGCTGCTTTGCGGATCTGTTGAATGTCCGAAATTCTCTAAACACCCGAGCAATTACAAAAAAGTCTGGAATTCTATTAATAgatatttgtttgtctttcagaaATAAATACCACgataaatagtttttttttttttttaaagcgaATTTCTGTCCTCATAGCATAAACGCAGTGTGCAGACAGGATGCAGTTTTGGGAAATCCAAGAATGTGATCAGTCATCCTATTGTGTTATGGTAGGTATGTGTGATCAACCACAGTGAAGCCTGTGATGATTTCTGATGAAATGTGCATCAAAGTGCAATGTGACTGACCAGTTACTGTCATGTAGTGACTTGAAATGCTGAAACCTTCTTTCCcttctgcctgtctgtcagtaGTCTTGAACTTGGATGTGCACAAAAAACAGTGCCAGGATTGGAGAAGATTTGTGTCTTACTGTCACGATTCTTCTGAGATGGACGTTGGAGTGTCCAAGTCCCACGTGTTTCTCAACTACAGCCCGAGAGCCCTCTTCTCTCAGTGAGACACGCATCTGCATGGTGGTGCTGTGTGCTCCCTGGTGCTGCGTGGTTCCAATACTTTTCGCTGTTGGCTTACCTCCAGTGCATTCTGTTTCTGTAGTGTTAGTAATAGCTTTAGTGGTGTGATGTTAAAAGCCTCAGAAACAATTGGATGTAAGTATTCAGCGGTCAATAAAATGGCTGGAGGTTGCTCAAATACAGTAAATGGTATTCCATgcgtgcagcagcagcagcagcttttagTGCATTACATCCGGTTGTCAGGGTGAGGCCAGCTGCAGTTTGGCTTGGTGCATTTGTACGAGCcgcagtgctgtgtgtgtgcagtaaacACTAAATGTTTAAGCATTTAGGGGACtatattgtgtgtatgtgactgctTGTGCATGTTTTTTCAGGTAAATGATGTAGTCTGAGATAGTGAAAGTCTACATTGTAAGAATCTCCTGCAGTGGTTCTCAAAGTGGGGTCTGTGGACTTAAACGGGTCCCCTAACAAAACACGAGGATCAAATGAAATTCACCATAATTCTGTGAAATGGAAATGATTTCCGTTATAGAATCACAAATGAGTCCCTCTAAACAATGATTATGCAGTTGAGAAAATCATTTCACCCCTAGGTCCATTTAGTGCTTGTTCTGAACCTTTCggtcatatcacatgatcttcatcaagGGGTAAAGACATGTTTTTGAAGATGGTATCTCAACTTCAAGACTGAACTTTGGCCCTTAGTAATATTGACATTAAAGCATTCTACAGCAATTCTGCATTCTACAGTGACTAGCAATATGGCAGAAAAACCCAGGGAGTATTCAGGATGCTccagaggggggagacagaTGTTCCACACTGCAGGTTTAAGACCTTATTAATGCCCCAAATACATCAATTTGGATAGCTACAATTCTTTGACAGTTGAGCaagctccatctgctgatgaagctCATGTAATATGATCAAAACAACTTCTAGAACAACTTCTAAATGATCATTGAATGAATTGTTCAGGAATACACTTTTTTTGTTCATTCCATCATTCCCTCAATCAACGCTGAACTTTCATGTCAACTAGTCTTTACTGTATGCTGTTACTCAGTAGTATAACACTTTCTTATATACCTTTGTATACATAGTTTGGGCAAACTGAACAttctgttgatttttgaagtgaaaagaaataacacaacacCTGCATCAAACAGATGTTAAAAATCAGcttttcttcaaatgttaatgcacatttcattttttttttattaaaagattttttttctcaaaagagaaaattaaactGTAACCATGTGCAAAAGTTTACGTCATTAACCTGTTAGATGTTAACTAACTCACCAGAACAGCAAGAATTATCTTCAGCTGATGACAGTTCCAGAGCTGATAAAGTCTTTGACTCTTCAAACCTCAACAATCATGGGCTCCTCTAAGCAACTGACAGAGGATCAGAGCAGAGCCAAACAAGCAGGGGAGTCAGTAAAGCAATCAAAGCAGACAGGCATGTGGCAGTACattataaataatgaaatgaaaaattgcATTAACATTTGAGGAATGCTTATTTTCTGCAGCAGTTGTATTAACGTCTGTTCATTGTAAAGATCAACAAAATATGGAATTTGCCCATAGGTGCCCAAATTTTTCCATACAACTGTATGTCAGTGGGCCTGAGTCCAGTCAATTGGGGTTCCCCAGAGAAACCTAATGAAGTGGTCTGTATTATGAAATGTTTGAGAACAGCTGATCTACAGTTTTTAATTTAGGCTGGCtgatgctttattttttgtgcTGCATGATTGTACAGCTGCTCAGCAAGCCAACAAAACACTGGATTGTACATGACGAACACTCAGTTTATTCTCTTGTCGTGAAGcacgcagacagacagacgccTGACTTCTTGTGAAGACTCTTCACAGACAGTAGCTGATAAACaggactcagagagagagagagtgtgcagGACAGTTGGCATCTGTAATAGGCCTAATACCAACGATGGAAGGAGACTtgtgtcatgtctgtgtttaGGTGGAGCATCCCGTCGGCTGCACGGCGTGTCATGGATGTAGTGAATGAGGGTCACAAGAGCACCTTAAGCTCGGGCAAAATGGTGGCTCTGGCTGCTGGGCTCTCTGTTGGGGCCTACAGTGGGCTACATTGTCTATCGCCACATAAGCAGCACCAACAACAGTGAGTATCTGCTGACAAAGACGAATTGTCAGAAGCCAAATTTAtgtataaaatgataaattacatttattgtgtttgtttgaatgcCATGAACAGGTCAGGGGCCCGACACTGAGATGTCAAAGATGACACTTCCTGTAGAAGTTTATAGGAACATGTCCAGATACCAAGCCAAGTTTCTGGATATGGTGAGTTCCTTTTGACAGGCAGTCACACATGTCTCTTAGCTCAACAGTTGCTACCTGATTTAGCCAGTGAGCACCTGTTAGCTAGCTTGAGCTGAATCACATGTTCAGTGGCTACTGTAAACAAACTCTGACACAGAAACCaacatttattattgtaatattGAAATCTGTGTGGCCTTCATAcagagttttcatttaaaatcgTCATCTTTAAAATGGGGGAAATGCGCAGTATTTTCCAGTGCCTAGTGTGACAttgaaattatttgttttgtctgaccaactgttcaaaactgaaaaaaacaaaagattttcaATTAACTGTCATACATAACACAAAAAACCCCCGTCAAATCAAGCTGAAACTATCAAATGTTTGGAATATTGCTTGAAAAGTTACTGAAATCATTAATTTATCAAAATAGTGGTTGATTCATTTTATGTAGATCATCTAATTGTTTAATCACCCAGTTGGCtgagttagttttttttttgcatggtAAAGAAAATAGCCTCAAAGGGTGTTATAATGTATCTGATATTTGACACCCACTATCATTTTCCTGATGGGGTTCATTCAGATGTTATCATGGATTTGATGTTGTATCCAAGGTTTCATGAATGTGTGAACTCACTCATTCAGTCagctgtctctttctgtttcaggtgaCCCAAAAATCCGGAGCTCATGTGAGGGTTTTGCCTGATTCAGGGGAGCCTGGATGTAAGGCcgtgtgtttcctgctgcagggCTCTAAGGAACAGATCCTGCTGGCCCGCTGCATCCTGGAGAACCTGGTCACAGACTGTGAACCTGTCACTGTGGCTTTGGAGGTTCCTCAGACCGCCTTTGGACGTATAATAGGTAGGTGCTAGATGTTTAGGATGATAAGATTGATTCTTAGACTTTATTCATTTCCCACAGGGCGTTTTCGCTTTCAACACTGATGCTGAGCTAAGTGTTGATGACGGCATATATTACTTCTCATTAGCTCATAtccatcattatttttatatgaattGTGGGTCAGTTGACTAACTGCAGTGTGAAAGGTGTCACTTATATAgtttgtttatcatttattcactctgttacaactgtgttttaaaCACTTAGTGTGTCAGTTAGGATTTATGTGGCTGAAGAGAAGTGAAGATACCATGCTGAATGTATTCCAGATGTTCAGTGTTTAAGCTTGTTTTTCTGTAGCTTTAATATGATTCCTGCTCTTAATACAACATGCCTTAGTGTAGTGAACATCTCATGGCTCTTGTTTATTGGTTAATTTCAGGATAATTTAGGGTAAAGGACCAATCATGGTCCCTTTTTTTGCTTCCAAGAAAACTGTAAATTCTGAGACTCTCCTCAACACATCAGTGTTAACGTGTGTTTGCTATGTTCAGAGTCTACTGGTCTAACTCAAAGTGTTCATccctgtgtatatgtgtgtgtctccttgTTGCAGGTCGTGGTGGAGGGAGTTTGAAACTGATCACCAGGACCACAGGGGCCAAAGTGGCTTGTTCCAAAGAGAAGGTGCATGGTCCTGAGGCAAAGGGCAACGTTACAATCACAGGAAccagagaggaagtgaaacaggCCAAGGTAAACAGGATTCATTCATCTGGATTATTATTTGATTTAGGTAGAATAAACGTAACTCCTACTTCTGTTTGCAGGAGCTGATTctagagaaagtgagagaggacATGATGGTGAGGACAAAGATCTCAGCAGTCATCTGCTCTGCGCCAGAAACGCGGCCATACTGCTGTAAATCCGAGGCCAGACAGCACAGAAACTGAAGCACCTGTGGGTTTAAACAACAATGGTCCCCACCTCCAGACAGTGAAAAATGGTCTAGTTCACACTTATGGAAGCACAGGagaaccagaaaatatttttgacaaGATGGAGGAGCTAAAAATCAGCAgcacagaaagcagagaggaggaggaggaaagtttCTCCACAGACTCCCTCTCAGAAGTTTCCAAGTTTGAAAGTTAGTTCACTGTCTCTGTTATTAAGACTCAGTCCTCACTGCAACTACTTCACTATAAGCTGTCCTTAAACATGATCATACAGAGGTTGTATtttattgtctctgtgtgttgtccAGTTCCCAGCCCAGACCTGAGCTTCCAGCCTGATGAGCATCTCGAGGTTTATGTTTCTGCGTCAGGAGAACCCAAACCACTTCTGGATCCAGATCCTGGGGGTTCGCTCCCTTCAGCTAGACAaactgacagaggagatgaacCGCTTCTACAACAGTGGCAGCCCCACAGTAAGGACATGtcccactgtcttttttttaactgaatgttattttttgacACAGAACCCAGTGTGTAACTGTCCCTGTTCTTTGCTCTACAGGAGCAGAGGGTAGAGACCATCGTGGTGGGGGACATTGTGGCTGCTCCGTACCGAGACCACGGTACATGGAACAGGGCCAGGGTGCTGGGAGTTCTGGGCTCTGGACTAGTGGACCTTTACTATGTTGACTTTGGGGACAATGGGGAACTGCCCAGAGACAGCCTCCGCCGTATGAGGTAAGAGAAGTCCCATACATCACGTTAATACATTCACTGTGGGAAGTAACACAGCACAATAATGAATGCTGAAGGAACAGTTCAGCTTTCTTCAGGTCTGTA
Proteins encoded in this window:
- the tdrkh gene encoding LOW QUALITY PROTEIN: tudor and KH domain-containing protein (The sequence of the model RefSeq protein was modified relative to this genomic sequence to represent the inferred CDS: deleted 3 bases in 3 codons); translated protein: MDVGVSKSHVFLNYSPRALFSQWSIPSAARRVMDVVNEGHKSTLSSGKMVALAAGLSVGATVGYIVYRHISSTNNSQGPDTEMSKMTLPVEVYRNMSRYQAKFLDMVTQKSGAHVRVLPDSGEPGCKAVCFLLQGSKEQILLARCILENLVTDCEPVTVALEVPQTAFGRIIGRGGGSLKLITRTTGAKVACSKEKVHGPEAKGNVTITGTREEVKQAKELILEKVREDMMVRTKISQSSALRQKRGHTAVNPRPDSTETEAPVGLNNNGPHLQTVKNGLVHTYGSTGEPENIFDKMEELKISSTESREEEEESFSTDSLSEVSKFEIPSPDLSFQPDEHLEVYVSASENPNHFWIQILGVRSLQLDKLTEEMNRFYNSGSPTEQRVETIVVGDIVAAPYRDHGTWNRARVLGVLGSGLVDLYYVDFGDNGELPRDSLRRMRSDFLSLPFQAIECNLAGVRPKGEVWTEAALDDFDQLTYCASWRPLQAKLCSYSHSEISSWPSVKLYANTDGKTVDVGEELIRLGHAVSFQEVANGRIEGDNLSCLQRMLDDVIGASSELSLSCISLSEVASISGSVDDVLEDELL